Proteins encoded by one window of Chryseobacterium sp. POL2:
- a CDS encoding acyl-ACP desaturase, whose product MYAELVRKEVMKNLEVEMSSFISKFLTPIEKIWQPSDFLPDTSSADFKDQLDELQTFAHEMPYDLFVTLIGDCITEEALPSYESWIMGIDGINQEERVGWSQWVRAWTAEENRHGDLLGKYLYLCGRVNMREMEVTTHYLINDGFDLQTSMDPYRNFVYTSFQETATNISHRRVGTLAKQTGNVKLAKMCGVIAADEARHAKAYKHFVEKIFELDPSEMMLAFEDMMKKKIVMPAHLMRESGQKAGELWEHFSDAAQRCMVYTAQDYIDILKDLLVDWKIDGITGLNESAEKARDYLMKLPSRLQRITDRISTPDREYSFKWVKS is encoded by the coding sequence ATGTACGCTGAATTGGTAAGAAAAGAAGTAATGAAAAATTTGGAGGTTGAAATGTCGAGCTTTATCTCGAAATTTTTAACACCAATTGAGAAAATATGGCAACCATCGGATTTTTTGCCAGACACTTCTAGTGCCGATTTCAAAGATCAGCTCGATGAGTTGCAGACTTTTGCTCATGAGATGCCTTATGATCTTTTTGTAACACTTATTGGCGACTGTATAACAGAAGAAGCACTTCCTAGCTACGAATCTTGGATTATGGGAATCGATGGGATTAACCAAGAAGAAAGAGTAGGTTGGTCACAATGGGTGCGTGCATGGACTGCCGAGGAGAATCGTCATGGCGATTTGCTTGGTAAATATCTTTATCTCTGTGGACGTGTCAATATGCGCGAAATGGAAGTTACAACGCATTATTTGATAAATGATGGTTTTGATCTTCAGACCAGTATGGATCCTTACAGAAATTTTGTGTACACAAGTTTTCAAGAAACAGCGACTAATATTTCGCACCGTCGTGTAGGGACTTTAGCAAAACAAACAGGTAATGTCAAATTGGCTAAAATGTGCGGCGTTATCGCTGCAGATGAGGCAAGACATGCTAAAGCCTACAAGCATTTTGTAGAGAAAATCTTTGAATTGGATCCTAGCGAAATGATGCTGGCTTTTGAAGATATGATGAAAAAGAAAATCGTAATGCCCGCGCACTTGATGAGAGAGTCTGGACAAAAAGCAGGCGAACTTTGGGAGCATTTCTCAGATGCTGCACAGCGTTGCATGGTTTACACAGCGCAAGATTACATTGATATTTTGAAAGATCTATTAGTAGACTGGAAGATTGATGGTATTACAGGGCTTAATGAGTCTGCAGAAAAAGCCAGAGATTATCTGATGAAGTTACCATCTAGATTACAACGCATTACAGATCGTATCAGCACGCCAGATAGAGAATATAGTTTTAAATGGGTGAAAAGTTAA
- a CDS encoding nucleoside phosphorylase: MLNKLAASELVLNDDGSVYHLNLLPEDIADKILLVGDPDRVPRVSKYFDTIEVKKNKREFYTHTGTLRGERITVMSTGIGTENIDIVMNELDALVNIDLKAKEFKTEHKTLQLFRMGTCGSVNPDIQVDNLLVSENVVGLDGLMHFYSDYKFENDFSKNFLENFPYANIKPMLYFADCAPELLELYKDAKYFGNTATFPGFYAPQGRQLRLKALDDQFLEKLNDLGVANFEMETSAIYGLSKLLGHKAITVNCVIANRRRGEFAADHHASEKMMIEWVLERVIK, translated from the coding sequence ATGCTTAATAAACTTGCAGCTTCGGAGCTAGTTCTTAATGACGACGGAAGTGTTTATCACCTTAATCTTTTACCAGAAGATATCGCTGACAAAATTTTGTTAGTTGGAGATCCCGATCGTGTCCCACGTGTTTCAAAATATTTTGATACTATCGAGGTTAAAAAAAATAAACGCGAATTCTACACCCACACAGGAACACTTCGCGGCGAAAGAATTACAGTAATGTCAACAGGTATCGGGACAGAAAACATCGATATCGTGATGAACGAATTGGACGCTTTGGTAAACATCGATCTGAAAGCCAAAGAATTTAAAACCGAACACAAAACACTTCAACTTTTCCGTATGGGGACTTGTGGTAGCGTTAATCCAGACATCCAAGTGGATAATCTTTTGGTAAGCGAAAATGTTGTTGGTCTTGATGGGCTAATGCATTTCTACAGCGATTATAAATTTGAAAACGATTTTAGTAAGAACTTTTTAGAAAACTTTCCTTACGCGAATATCAAGCCGATGTTGTATTTCGCAGATTGTGCTCCAGAATTATTAGAACTTTATAAAGATGCAAAATACTTCGGTAACACGGCAACTTTCCCAGGATTCTATGCACCACAAGGACGCCAACTGCGTCTGAAAGCTTTGGACGATCAATTCTTGGAAAAACTAAATGACCTTGGCGTTGCTAACTTCGAAATGGAAACATCTGCAATCTATGGACTTTCTAAACTTCTGGGACACAAAGCCATTACAGTGAACTGTGTCATCGCCAACAGAAGACGTGGCGAATTCGCAGCAGATCACCACGCATCAGAAAAAATGATGATCGAATGGGTACTGGAACGTGTTATAAAATAA
- a CDS encoding translation initiation factor, translating into MDLRDQLKNLFPDHEEQDFIMPEEKFEQKEALICKFEKKGRNGKPVTLIEGFEGSEEELKVISKKIKTTLGIGGSEKDGVIIIQGDKRDKIMTILKEMGYKTKRVGG; encoded by the coding sequence ATGGATCTTAGAGACCAACTTAAGAATCTTTTTCCCGATCACGAAGAACAAGATTTTATAATGCCAGAGGAAAAATTTGAGCAAAAAGAAGCCCTTATTTGTAAGTTCGAAAAAAAGGGCAGAAATGGAAAACCAGTCACCTTAATCGAAGGTTTTGAAGGAAGTGAAGAAGAACTAAAAGTAATTTCTAAAAAAATTAAAACGACCTTAGGAATCGGTGGTTCGGAAAAAGATGGCGTCATCATTATCCAAGGTGATAAGCGTGATAAGATTATGACTATTTTAAAAGAAATGGGTTACAAAACCAAACGTGTAGGAGGATAA
- the gpmI gene encoding 2,3-bisphosphoglycerate-independent phosphoglycerate mutase: MSKKALLAILDGWGLGTNPEVSAIAKAKTPFIDSCLKNFPNTTLEASGLAVGLPAGQMGNSEVGHMNLGAGRVVYQNLVKLNMAVENGTLGIQKEIQDAFEYAKVNFKKVHFIGLVSNGGVHSHINHLKALLTAAHNFGLEKNVFVHAFTDGRDCDPHSGLGFVKELLDHMKLSTGRLASVIGRYYAMDRDKRWERVKLAYDLLVKGRGQETKNPLEAIEQSYLNEVSDEFIKPIVCIQNGLPIAMIEEGDVVICFNFRTDRGREITEVLSQQDFPDYDMHKLDLKYITLTNYDKTFQNVDVVFDENVLENTMGEVLERAGKTQIRIAETEKYPHVTFFFSGGREKEFDGEKRLLCPSPKDVATYDLKPEMSAYDITNAILPELEYETADFICLNFANTDMVGHTGVFEAAVKAAEVVDSCIEKVATMAYEHGYAVFILADHGNSDIMINNDGSPNTQHTTNLVPFIVMDKDHTWNLKPGKLGDVAPTILSVMNVVKPEIMTGDSLVSH; encoded by the coding sequence ATGTCAAAAAAAGCTTTACTTGCCATCTTGGATGGTTGGGGTTTGGGGACAAATCCAGAAGTTTCTGCAATTGCAAAAGCCAAAACACCTTTTATCGATAGTTGTCTGAAAAACTTCCCCAACACAACTTTGGAAGCTAGCGGTCTTGCCGTTGGTTTGCCAGCTGGACAAATGGGAAATTCTGAAGTGGGACATATGAATTTGGGTGCTGGTCGCGTGGTGTATCAGAATCTGGTGAAGCTTAATATGGCTGTAGAAAACGGAACTTTAGGAATTCAAAAAGAAATTCAAGATGCTTTTGAATACGCGAAAGTTAACTTTAAGAAAGTGCATTTTATAGGTTTGGTTTCCAATGGCGGTGTGCATTCTCACATTAATCACCTAAAGGCACTTTTGACTGCAGCACATAATTTCGGTTTAGAAAAAAATGTTTTTGTACATGCTTTTACCGATGGCCGCGACTGCGATCCGCATTCTGGATTAGGTTTTGTCAAAGAACTTTTGGATCACATGAAATTATCTACAGGCCGCTTGGCTTCTGTTATTGGGCGTTATTATGCCATGGACCGCGACAAACGTTGGGAGCGTGTTAAATTGGCTTACGATCTTTTAGTAAAAGGAAGAGGACAAGAAACAAAAAATCCTTTGGAAGCGATAGAACAGTCATATCTTAATGAAGTTTCAGATGAGTTTATTAAACCAATCGTTTGTATCCAAAATGGACTGCCTATCGCAATGATTGAAGAAGGAGATGTTGTAATTTGTTTCAATTTCAGAACCGATAGAGGTCGCGAAATTACCGAAGTATTGTCTCAGCAAGATTTTCCTGATTATGACATGCACAAGTTGGATTTAAAATATATTACCTTAACCAATTATGATAAAACTTTCCAAAATGTTGACGTTGTTTTTGATGAAAATGTTTTAGAAAATACGATGGGCGAAGTTTTGGAACGCGCAGGAAAAACTCAAATTCGAATTGCAGAAACCGAAAAGTATCCGCATGTAACTTTCTTCTTTTCCGGAGGGCGCGAGAAAGAATTCGATGGTGAAAAACGTTTGCTTTGTCCAAGTCCAAAAGATGTGGCAACTTATGATCTGAAACCAGAGATGTCCGCTTACGATATTACAAACGCTATTCTCCCAGAATTAGAATACGAAACAGCTGATTTTATTTGTCTTAATTTTGCGAATACCGATATGGTAGGACATACAGGTGTTTTTGAAGCAGCGGTTAAAGCAGCGGAAGTTGTAGATTCTTGCATTGAAAAAGTGGCAACTATGGCTTACGAACATGGTTATGCGGTGTTTATCCTTGCGGATCATGGAAATTCCGATATTATGATAAATAACGACGGATCGCCAAACACGCAACATACGACCAATTTGGTTCCTTTCATTGTAATGGATAAAGACCATACTTGGAACTTAAAACCTGGCAAACTTGGTGATGTTGCTCCAACAATTCTAAGTGTGATGAATGTTGTTAAACCAGAGATAATGACAGGGGATAGTCTTGTTTCTCATTAG
- a CDS encoding response regulator: MNLAIVDDHPMILEGLKSLLEKDEKFQIFSFTKGLAILDFIQENKIDVVLLDIVLNDGSGLDFCKSIKQKSPQTHIIAISNQAERSIIFRFLENGGSGYILKNADAKEITNCINNALNGNLALSKEVQEIMLHSSSNNFELPRLTKREQQILQAVAMGKTSAEIADNLFISIITVETHRRNLLQKFKAKNMIELVRIAAENKLI; this comes from the coding sequence TTGAATTTAGCGATAGTTGACGATCATCCCATGATTTTGGAAGGATTGAAATCGCTTTTGGAAAAAGATGAAAAATTTCAGATTTTTTCTTTTACCAAAGGATTGGCTATTTTGGATTTTATCCAAGAAAATAAAATTGATGTTGTTTTGCTGGATATTGTTTTAAACGATGGAAGCGGTTTGGATTTTTGTAAAAGTATCAAACAGAAATCACCCCAAACCCATATCATCGCCATAAGCAATCAGGCGGAAAGAAGCATTATTTTTCGTTTTTTAGAAAATGGCGGAAGTGGCTATATTCTTAAAAATGCAGATGCAAAAGAAATAACAAATTGTATTAATAATGCATTAAACGGTAATTTGGCTTTAAGTAAAGAAGTGCAAGAGATTATGTTGCATTCTTCGTCTAATAATTTTGAATTACCAAGACTCACCAAACGCGAACAACAGATTTTGCAAGCTGTAGCTATGGGAAAAACTTCTGCCGAAATTGCCGATAATTTATTTATATCCATTATTACTGTAGAAACGCATCGTAGGAATCTTTTGCAAAAATTCAAAGCAAAAAATATGATCGAGCTGGTCAGGATTGCAGCCGAAAACAAATTGATATAA